TCGTGATGAAGCCGAAGCGGGAGCAGCGGATGACGGAAGCCGCCGTCGTCGCCGCGGACGTCGCGGAGGCCGTCGCCGCCGCCGGGATTCGGAGTCCCGCGAAGGGATTCGCACCTCGCCGGGCGACCCGAAACCGGCTGAGACGTCACGGGCGATTCGCCCGGCCGCACCGCCCGCACCGGCCTACGCCGCGAGCGAGCCGGCGCAGGCATGGCGCGAGCCCGAACGGAACGACGAGCCACGCGGGCTCGACGTCTCACGCGCCGAAGAGGTGTACGCGGGAACTTCGGAGAGCCTCGAGCTGCCGCACGACCCGCTCGAAGATCACGAAGTCGAGGCGTTCGACGCTCAAGACGAGCTCGACGAGCACCTCGATGCGGCGGAACATCACGATGACTCGGACGAGGACTCGCACGATGACTCGGATGAGGACTCCGACGACGACTCGGACGATGACATGGATGACGAAGCGGACGATGACATGGACGACGACTCGGTCGAGGAGGCGCAGGTGGAGGAGATCACGCTGCCGGAACGCGGGGAGCGCTCCACGCGTCGCGATCGGGACGATGACCGCGAACGCCGCGATCGCGGGCCCCGCATGCCCGCTGATGCGCTTCGGGACACTGCGGTTCGCCATGCCTCGGAGCTGCTGAAGGCGATGGGATTCGATGCCCACGTAACCGGCACGGCGGCGGACGATCGCGTGGACCTGGTGATCCAGGTGGCCTCGGGTGAGGAGTTGCTCACCGGCCGCAAGGGCGAGACGCGGGACGCGCTGCAGCATCTGCTGACGCGCAGCCTCAATCGCGGCGACGGGGCCTACTACCATCTGCAGCTCGAGATCAACGACTCGTGGAAGAAGCGCGAGGACGAGCTGGTCGAACTCGCGCATCATCTCGCCGATGCGGCGGTGACGACGGGTGCCGAACAGGTGACCGAGTTCCTGAATGCTCAGGAGCGTCGGATCATTCACGTCACTCTGCGCGAAGACGGACGGGTGCGAACTCAGTCGGTCGGCGATGGAATGGTCAAACGTCTGGCGGTGGCTCCGGCGCATTCCGCCGAGACCTCGGGCGCTGGTTCCTAAGCCACACCCGCCGTTCGGATTCGAATGACGCGCCGGAGCCCTCGAGGCCCCGGCGCGTTCTCGTTGCAGGCTGGAGCACCTTTCATGAGCGGGACCCTTCCGATCCTCGACGACACGATCGCCGCCATCGCGACTCCTCCCGGAGCGGGCGGGCTCGCCGTCGTGCGGGTGAGCGGTCGCGCCGCGATCGAGGTCGCCGATCGAGTGTTCGCGGGTGGCATGCGGCTCGACCAGGCCGCGAGCCACACGCTTCACCACGGCTGGGCGCGGTGGCCGGCGGATGTCGAGCCGTCGCTTCAACGGAGGCTCGACGAAGTGGTGGCGGCGGTGTTTCGGGCACCGCGCTCCTACACGCGGGAGCATGTGATCGAGCTGTCCTGCCATGGAGGCGAGCTACCGTCGCGCCGCGTGCTGGCGGCGCTGCTGGCAGCGGGGGCGCGTCTGGCGCGGCCCGGCGAGTTCACGCTGCGGGCATTTCTGAACGGTCGACTCGATCTCACGCGCGCCGAGGCGGTCGCGGACGTGATCGCCGCGGCGAGCGAGGCAGCGAGCGATCTGGCGCTCGCTCAATTATCGGGCGCGCTTTCGCTCCGGCTCGACGCCCTCCACGACCGAATCTGCGATGCCCTCGCAGAGATCGAGGCGCGCGTCGACTTCGCCGAGGACGTGGGTGGCGTCGAAGTTCCGCCTGCCGTGATTTCCTCGATCGACGAGGTCGCGAGCGAGCTGGGCGCGATGCTCGCGGGCTCAAGCTACGCGCGCGCGATCCGTGAAGGTGTGCGCGTGCCCCTGATCGGGCGTCCGAACGTCGGCAAGTCCTCGTTGTTCAACGCGCTGCTGGGCGAGGCACGGGCGATCGTCACGCCGTTGCCCGGCACCACCCGCGACCGGGTCAGCGAGGCGATCGAACTGGCGGGCATTCGAGTCACGCTCTCCGATACCGCCGGCATCCGGGCCACGCGCGACCCGATCGAGGCGCTCGGGGTCGAACGGTCTCGCGGCGAACTGAACGCGAGCCCGTTGGCGGTGTGGGTGGTCGACGCCTCACAGCCGCTGACATCGGAGGATTTTCAGATCGCTTCCGCCCTCGCGGGGCGCCGCTCGCTGGTGGCGCTCAACAAGAGCGATCTCGACTGCCGGGTCGGATCCTCCGAAGTGGCCGAGCTCCTCTCGGGTGGCCCGAGCATGGCGGTCCCGGTCTCGGCGCTGCACGGAGCTGGCGTCGATGCGCTTCGCGAGGCGCTCGCAACCGCACTCGGCGCGACCGACGGTGCACTCGGCGAGGCGGTCTCGAACCCGCGTCACGCCGAGGCGCTGGCGCGTGCGCAGGCGGCCGTCGTGCGCGCCGGTGCGGCGGGCCGTGCGAGCGCGCCGGGCGAATGCGTAGCGCTCGAACTTCGCGAGGCGCTCGCGGCGATCGGT
This genomic interval from Candidatus Eisenbacteria bacterium contains the following:
- the mnmE gene encoding tRNA uridine-5-carboxymethylaminomethyl(34) synthesis GTPase MnmE translates to MSGTLPILDDTIAAIATPPGAGGLAVVRVSGRAAIEVADRVFAGGMRLDQAASHTLHHGWARWPADVEPSLQRRLDEVVAAVFRAPRSYTREHVIELSCHGGELPSRRVLAALLAAGARLARPGEFTLRAFLNGRLDLTRAEAVADVIAAASEAASDLALAQLSGALSLRLDALHDRICDALAEIEARVDFAEDVGGVEVPPAVISSIDEVASELGAMLAGSSYARAIREGVRVPLIGRPNVGKSSLFNALLGEARAIVTPLPGTTRDRVSEAIELAGIRVTLSDTAGIRATRDPIEALGVERSRGELNASPLAVWVVDASQPLTSEDFQIASALAGRRSLVALNKSDLDCRVGSSEVAELLSGGPSMAVPVSALHGAGVDALREALATALGATDGALGEAVSNPRHAEALARAQAAVVRAGAAGRASAPGECVALELREALAAIGEVTGRSVSEELLDRIFSRFCIGK